A region of Halalkaliarchaeum desulfuricum DNA encodes the following proteins:
- a CDS encoding ArsR/SmtB family transcription factor, whose translation MSGLLPTDSDPELLDEERGLRVVQLEDADTDRLLGSLSSETARQLFTSLHEEPATASELADRADTSLQNAKHHLSNLQEADLVYVADTRYSSKGREMKVYAPSDDALVVCVGDSTSLLDSIEDLAGAVIALLVGSVLVQWWFATAVLDDTTPESLPRVGDSVTAVEPVFGFLPPGVAFFAGGLVVLVVLLAFRAWR comes from the coding sequence ATGTCCGGGCTGTTGCCGACGGACTCCGACCCGGAGCTGCTCGACGAGGAGCGGGGACTCCGGGTCGTCCAACTCGAGGACGCCGACACGGATCGGCTTCTCGGCTCGCTCAGTTCGGAGACGGCCCGGCAGCTGTTCACGTCGCTTCACGAGGAGCCGGCCACCGCTTCCGAACTGGCCGATCGGGCTGACACGTCCCTTCAAAATGCAAAACACCACCTCTCGAACCTCCAGGAGGCGGATCTCGTGTACGTTGCCGACACCCGCTACTCGAGCAAGGGACGCGAAATGAAAGTGTACGCCCCCAGCGACGACGCGCTGGTCGTCTGCGTTGGAGACTCGACGAGCCTGCTCGATTCGATCGAGGATCTTGCTGGAGCCGTGATCGCCCTGCTCGTCGGTAGCGTCCTCGTGCAATGGTGGTTCGCGACCGCCGTGCTCGACGATACCACACCCGAGTCCCTTCCACGGGTCGGCGACAGCGTGACGGCCGTCGAGCCCGTGTTCGGATTCCTCCCGCCGGGAGTCGCCTTCTTCGCGGGCGGGCTCGTCGTCCTCGTCGTCTTGCTGGCGTTTCGCGCCTGGAGGTGA
- the trxA gene encoding thioredoxin, translated as MSDTDGGTDDELEEIRERKRRKLREKLEDGTPGESASGGASSVESVGTDHTESSAPPDEPIELETPDRFDVVVSKYDTVLVDFHAEWCGPCKMMEPAVKSVARETDAAVLKVDIDRHQGLASKFGVRSVPTLVLFRGGEPAQRVMGAQSEAALKRLVSG; from the coding sequence ATGAGTGATACGGACGGAGGAACCGACGACGAACTCGAAGAGATTCGGGAACGAAAACGCCGGAAGCTCCGCGAGAAGCTGGAAGACGGAACACCCGGTGAAAGTGCCTCGGGCGGTGCAAGCAGCGTCGAGTCGGTTGGAACGGACCACACGGAGAGTTCGGCTCCACCGGACGAGCCGATCGAACTGGAAACACCCGATCGGTTCGACGTCGTGGTCTCCAAGTACGACACCGTCCTCGTCGACTTCCACGCCGAATGGTGCGGTCCATGCAAGATGATGGAGCCTGCAGTGAAATCCGTCGCGCGCGAAACTGACGCGGCGGTGCTCAAGGTAGACATCGACAGACATCAGGGGCTTGCAAGCAAGTTCGGTGTTCGAAGCGTCCCGACCCTCGTGTTGTTCCGCGGCGGGGAACCCGCACAGCGCGTGATGGGTGCCCAGTCCGAGGCGGCGCTCAAACGACTGGTCTCCGGGTAA
- a CDS encoding NAD(P)H-hydrate dehydratase, whose product MITSRRMAAVDANAEALGVPRKQLMESSGNAIARVVRGLVDPGASVALVCGRGNNGGDALVAARFLQEYETAVHLLGRPETITTQIARENWGALVASELEAAVVQDSRAFEPGDPDLVVDAILGTGVTGALREPERSVVELLGDLEAPVLSVDVPTGIDPDTGDRLGGTDGVAIDADHVVTFHDRKPGLGSLDAEVTVADIGIPRAAELFTGPGDLLQLDRRPDSHKGENGEVLVVGGGPYTGAPTLAAAAALRAGADLVRVACPEVVAREVQAFSPDLIVRPFPGETLASPHVDRILELAAAHDAVVFGPGLGDTEAALDAVREFLEQFEGNAVIDADALRVVPAVDTDATLVCTPHQGELRAMGGPSAEDWESRADLAADYAAELDHILLVKGKYDVVTDGESVRVNRTGNPGMTVGGTGDVLAGAVGALLAVLPPFEAAAVGAFANGRAGDIAHDDMGNGLVATDLIDRLPEALRTDE is encoded by the coding sequence ATGATCACGAGCCGTCGGATGGCAGCCGTCGACGCGAACGCCGAGGCGCTTGGAGTTCCGCGAAAACAGTTGATGGAGTCGAGTGGGAACGCGATCGCTCGAGTCGTTCGGGGGCTCGTCGACCCGGGTGCATCGGTGGCGCTCGTGTGTGGTCGGGGCAATAACGGGGGAGACGCTTTGGTCGCTGCACGCTTTCTCCAGGAGTACGAAACGGCGGTCCACTTGCTCGGTCGTCCGGAAACGATCACTACCCAGATCGCCCGGGAGAACTGGGGGGCGCTTGTTGCGTCCGAACTCGAAGCGGCAGTAGTCCAGGATAGCAGGGCGTTCGAGCCGGGTGACCCGGATCTCGTGGTGGACGCGATCCTCGGGACCGGCGTCACAGGTGCCCTGCGAGAACCGGAACGGAGCGTGGTCGAACTCCTGGGCGATCTCGAAGCACCGGTACTCTCGGTGGACGTGCCGACGGGGATCGACCCGGACACCGGGGACAGGCTCGGCGGGACGGACGGCGTCGCAATCGACGCCGACCACGTCGTCACGTTCCACGATCGGAAACCGGGACTGGGGTCCCTCGACGCCGAGGTGACGGTCGCCGACATCGGGATTCCCCGGGCGGCCGAACTGTTCACCGGTCCGGGAGATCTGCTGCAGCTCGACCGCCGACCGGACTCGCATAAAGGCGAGAACGGCGAAGTTCTCGTCGTGGGCGGCGGTCCCTACACTGGCGCGCCGACCCTTGCGGCCGCGGCTGCGCTCCGGGCTGGCGCGGATCTGGTTCGCGTTGCCTGCCCCGAGGTCGTCGCCCGCGAGGTGCAGGCGTTCTCGCCGGATCTCATCGTTCGTCCGTTCCCGGGCGAAACGCTGGCGTCCCCCCACGTGGATCGGATCCTGGAACTCGCCGCCGCTCACGACGCTGTCGTGTTCGGGCCCGGGCTCGGGGACACCGAGGCGGCGCTCGATGCGGTTCGGGAGTTCCTCGAACAATTCGAGGGGAACGCAGTAATCGACGCCGACGCGCTCAGGGTCGTCCCTGCTGTCGATACTGACGCGACCCTGGTGTGTACTCCCCACCAGGGTGAGCTGCGCGCAATGGGTGGGCCGTCGGCGGAGGACTGGGAGTCCCGGGCAGATCTCGCCGCCGACTACGCGGCGGAACTCGACCACATATTGCTGGTAAAAGGCAAATACGACGTCGTTACCGACGGAGAATCTGTTCGGGTGAACCGAACCGGAAATCCGGGCATGACCGTCGGCGGTACAGGGGACGTCCTCGCTGGTGCCGTCGGGGCGTTGCTCGCGGTCCTTCCACCGTTCGAAGCAGCCGCGGTCGGTGCGTTTGCCAACGGCAGGGCGGGCGACATCGCTCACGACGACATGGGGAACGGCCTGGTCGCGACGGACTTAATCGATCGGCTCCCGGAGGCACTACGTACGGATGAGTGA
- the moaC gene encoding cyclic pyranopterin monophosphate synthase MoaC, which translates to MSEDLTHTDEEGNVQMVDVGDKPDTARRAVARGEIQLQPSTIQSVRDDDIGKGNVLATARVGAVQAVKHTWETIPMCHQIPITNVETDFDLREDRITLEVAVETTGKTGCEMEALEGVTSGLNVIWDMVKAAEKDEDGQYPETSIGEVRVVTKRKRSLQ; encoded by the coding sequence ATGAGTGAGGATCTGACCCACACCGACGAGGAGGGGAACGTGCAGATGGTTGACGTCGGGGACAAGCCCGACACCGCGCGGCGGGCGGTCGCCCGCGGCGAGATCCAGCTGCAGCCGTCGACGATCCAGTCGGTCCGAGACGACGACATCGGCAAAGGAAACGTCCTCGCGACTGCACGCGTGGGTGCAGTGCAGGCTGTCAAACACACCTGGGAAACGATCCCGATGTGCCACCAGATCCCGATTACCAACGTCGAAACCGACTTCGATCTCCGGGAAGACCGGATCACCCTGGAGGTCGCCGTCGAAACCACCGGGAAGACGGGCTGCGAGATGGAGGCGCTCGAAGGCGTGACGTCCGGGCTGAACGTGATCTGGGACATGGTGAAGGCAGCCGAGAAAGACGAGGACGGACAGTATCCGGAGACGTCGATCGGCGAGGTTCGAGTGGTAACAAAGCGGAAACGATCCCTCCAGTAG